From a region of the Agromyces ramosus genome:
- a CDS encoding sodium:proton antiporter: protein MTASLTLVVLMAVLFGAGISIMLERSLTRVLIGFLLVGNAVNILIYLMSGAPGLAPILDDGVDADEIADPLPQVFVLTAIVINLGITAFMLALIYRSWWLAQLGDEGDLVGDEAELVEDAEEAADLLRSSAADDQAIKELVEASDEEPGDRLRLDEELELELEASARDRGDGEGRP from the coding sequence ATGACCGCTTCGCTCACCCTCGTGGTGCTCATGGCCGTGCTCTTCGGCGCCGGCATCTCGATCATGCTCGAACGCAGCCTCACGCGCGTGCTCATCGGGTTCCTGCTCGTCGGCAACGCCGTGAACATCCTCATCTACCTCATGAGCGGTGCGCCCGGCCTCGCACCCATCCTCGACGACGGCGTCGATGCCGACGAGATCGCCGACCCGCTCCCCCAGGTGTTCGTGCTCACCGCGATCGTCATCAACCTCGGCATCACCGCGTTCATGCTCGCCCTGATCTACCGTTCCTGGTGGCTCGCGCAGCTCGGCGACGAGGGCGACCTCGTCGGCGACGAGGCGGAGCTCGTCGAAGACGCCGAGGAGGCGGCCGACCTCCTCCGCAGCTCGGCGGCCGACGACCAGGCGATCAAGGAGCTCGTCGAGGCGAGCGACGAGGAGCCGGGCGACCGGCTCCGGCTCGACGAGGAGCTCGAGCTCGAGCTCGAGGCATCCGCCCGCGACCGAGGCGACGGGGAGGGCCGCCCGTGA
- the paaE gene encoding 1,2-phenylacetyl-CoA epoxidase subunit PaaE produces the protein MAARNLGSTTARPGTSASGSPTELAGAASVAGAFLQSAVGGEHVTKRRRARFHELTVAEVRRLTDDAIEVTFDVPDELADDYSYLPGQYVAIRATLDGRELRRSYSICRPPTRGSISVAIKRDLGGRFSTWANSELEPGDTLDVMSPEGTFTSTLDELDGKHVVGIAAGSGITPLMALAHTVLARSETARFTLVYTNRSTRDVMFLEELAELKDRYPARLALHHVLSREQRTAPLLSGRIDAEKLQRMLDVLIPPDTVDEWFLCGPFELVQLARDTLAAASVPVKHVRYELFTTDTADRVEGERGRPVVVERGEQTIAIEFTLDGQSSTVESPVSANESILNAALRVRPDVPFACAGGVCGTCRARLVEGDVAMTENYALEPDELERGYVLTCQSHPKSDRVVVDYDV, from the coding sequence ATGGCGGCGCGCAACCTGGGGTCGACCACGGCGCGGCCCGGAACGAGTGCGAGCGGATCACCGACGGAGCTGGCCGGCGCGGCATCCGTCGCCGGAGCGTTCCTGCAGAGCGCCGTCGGCGGCGAGCACGTCACGAAGCGGCGTCGCGCCCGGTTCCACGAGCTGACGGTCGCCGAGGTGCGCCGGCTCACCGACGACGCGATCGAGGTCACGTTCGACGTGCCCGACGAGCTCGCCGACGACTACTCGTACCTGCCCGGCCAGTACGTCGCGATCCGGGCCACCCTCGACGGCAGGGAGCTGCGGCGAAGCTACTCGATCTGCCGGCCGCCGACGCGCGGCAGCATCTCGGTCGCGATCAAGCGCGACCTCGGCGGGCGCTTCTCGACGTGGGCGAACTCCGAGCTCGAGCCGGGCGACACGCTCGACGTGATGAGCCCCGAGGGCACGTTCACCTCCACCCTCGACGAGCTCGACGGCAAGCACGTCGTGGGCATCGCGGCCGGCTCCGGCATCACGCCGCTCATGGCCCTCGCGCACACGGTGCTCGCCCGCTCCGAGACGGCGCGCTTCACGCTCGTCTACACGAACCGGTCGACGCGCGACGTGATGTTCCTCGAGGAGCTCGCCGAGCTGAAGGACCGCTACCCGGCGCGCCTCGCCCTGCACCACGTGCTCTCCCGCGAGCAGCGCACCGCACCGCTCCTCTCGGGCCGCATCGACGCCGAGAAGCTGCAGCGCATGCTCGACGTGCTGATCCCGCCCGACACGGTCGACGAGTGGTTCCTGTGCGGCCCGTTCGAGCTCGTGCAGCTCGCTCGCGACACGCTCGCCGCGGCATCCGTCCCCGTGAAGCACGTGCGCTACGAGCTCTTCACGACCGACACCGCCGACCGCGTCGAGGGCGAGCGCGGCCGGCCCGTCGTCGTCGAGCGCGGCGAGCAGACCATCGCGATCGAGTTCACGCTCGACGGGCAGTCGTCGACCGTCGAGAGCCCGGTCTCGGCGAACGAGTCGATCCTCAACGCGGCGCTGCGCGTGCGGCCCGACGTGCCGTTCGCGTGCGCCGGCGGCGTGTGCGGCACCTGTCGTGCCCGCCTCGTCGAGGGCGATGTCGCGATGACCGAGAACTACGCGCTCGAACCCGACGAGCTCGAGCGCGGCTATGTGCTCACGTGCCAGTCGCACCCGAAGTCCGACCGCGTCGTCGTCGACTACGACGTCTGA
- the mnhG gene encoding monovalent cation/H(+) antiporter subunit G has protein sequence MSAAEIAVGLLILVSAFLSMAAGIGIVRFPDVLTRLHAATKPQVLGLAAVLVAIIVQVPTWGVLTTAVLVMTFQLLTQPMTAHMLGRAAYRTDHVRRDLLIEDDLDRDIAEHDQQ, from the coding sequence GTGAGCGCCGCCGAGATCGCCGTCGGGCTGCTCATCCTCGTGAGCGCCTTCCTCTCGATGGCCGCGGGCATCGGCATCGTGCGGTTCCCCGACGTGCTCACGCGCCTGCACGCCGCGACGAAGCCGCAGGTGCTCGGCCTCGCAGCGGTGCTCGTGGCGATCATCGTGCAGGTACCGACGTGGGGCGTGCTCACGACGGCGGTGCTCGTGATGACGTTCCAGCTGCTGACCCAGCCGATGACGGCGCACATGCTCGGACGCGCCGCCTACCGCACCGACCACGTGCGCCGCGACCTGCTCATCGAGGACGACCTCGACCGCGACATCGCCGAGCACGACCAGCAGTGA
- a CDS encoding monovalent cation/H+ antiporter complex subunit F gives MTFLAVVSVIAGIMFGVGAIAAVYRIIRGPSILDRALATDVLLAIAICGLGAEMAINKHIDTLVVMLVLAMFAVVGSISIARFMAKEDAS, from the coding sequence ATGACCTTCCTCGCCGTCGTCAGCGTCATCGCCGGAATCATGTTCGGCGTCGGCGCGATCGCCGCGGTCTACCGCATCATCCGGGGCCCGTCGATCCTCGATCGCGCCCTCGCGACCGACGTGCTCCTCGCCATCGCGATCTGCGGACTCGGTGCCGAGATGGCGATCAACAAGCACATCGACACGCTCGTCGTGATGCTCGTGCTCGCGATGTTCGCGGTCGTCGGCTCGATCTCGATCGCACGCTTCATGGCGAAGGAGGATGCCTCGTGA
- the paaD gene encoding 1,2-phenylacetyl-CoA epoxidase subunit PaaD → MVNATMTDGAVREASVARPVPRDAAARRAWDVAATVTDPEIPVLTIEDLGVLRSVEIDRAGAVRVQLTPTYSGCPALDAMRDDVLLALTHAGYADVRVDLVLAPAWTTDWMSDASKQKLRRYGIQAPTGHAAVRGAGSGPVRVQLAVKCPRCDSLNTRELARFGSTSCKALYECRDCLEPFDYFKVL, encoded by the coding sequence ATGGTGAACGCGACGATGACCGACGGCGCGGTGCGCGAGGCATCCGTCGCCCGCCCAGTGCCCCGCGATGCGGCTGCACGCCGCGCGTGGGACGTCGCGGCGACCGTGACCGACCCCGAGATCCCGGTGCTCACGATCGAAGACCTCGGCGTGCTCCGCTCGGTCGAGATCGACCGGGCCGGTGCCGTGCGCGTGCAGTTGACGCCGACGTACAGCGGATGCCCCGCGCTCGACGCCATGCGCGACGACGTGCTGCTCGCGCTCACGCATGCCGGCTACGCCGACGTCCGCGTCGACCTCGTGCTCGCCCCCGCGTGGACGACCGACTGGATGAGCGATGCGAGCAAGCAGAAGCTGCGCCGCTACGGCATCCAGGCGCCGACCGGGCATGCGGCGGTGCGCGGTGCGGGCTCCGGCCCGGTGCGGGTGCAGCTCGCGGTGAAGTGCCCGCGGTGCGACTCGCTGAATACGCGCGAGCTCGCGCGCTTCGGCTCGACGTCGTGCAAGGCGCTCTACGAGTGCCGCGACTGCCTCGAGCCCTTCGACTACTTCAAGGTGCTCTGA
- the paaB gene encoding 1,2-phenylacetyl-CoA epoxidase subunit PaaB: MSTPGETGTEAWPLWEVFVRANRGLSHVHVGSLHAPDPDMAVRNARDLYTRRNEGVSIWVVPADAITTSDPDAKGAFFESPAGKNYRHAVYYTKSEGVKHL, encoded by the coding sequence ATGTCGACTCCGGGTGAGACCGGCACCGAGGCCTGGCCCCTCTGGGAGGTCTTCGTGCGCGCGAACCGCGGACTCTCGCACGTGCACGTGGGTTCACTGCACGCGCCCGACCCCGACATGGCCGTGCGCAATGCGCGCGACCTCTACACGCGCCGCAACGAGGGCGTGTCGATCTGGGTCGTGCCCGCCGACGCGATCACCACGAGCGACCCCGACGCGAAGGGCGCGTTCTTCGAGAGCCCCGCGGGCAAGAACTACCGGCACGCCGTGTACTACACGAAGAGCGAAGGGGTGAAGCACCTGTGA
- a CDS encoding enoyl-CoA hydratase/isomerase family protein: MIELTVTDGVAEVVLNAPEKLNALDPAAIAELSDAYGEAERADVRALVLRGEGRAFCAGRDISGVDPRDDDVLGYLGGLVQPLLERMASFPAPTFAVAHGACLGVGLGLLIASDIVYVADTAKIGSPFANLGATLDSGGHALFFERLGAHKTMDLIVTGRLMSGTEAVTSGLFSQVFPADEVTDATRRAAAAAASGATQAFIASKSLVAALRDERLGLWQAMDEENRAQAALCDTADYREGFAAFQAKRKPVFVGRG; the protein is encoded by the coding sequence ATGATCGAACTGACCGTGACCGACGGCGTCGCCGAGGTCGTGCTGAACGCCCCCGAGAAGCTCAACGCGCTCGATCCGGCCGCGATCGCGGAGCTCTCCGACGCGTACGGCGAGGCCGAGCGAGCGGATGTCCGCGCGCTCGTGCTGCGCGGCGAGGGCCGTGCGTTCTGCGCCGGCCGTGACATCTCGGGCGTCGACCCCCGCGACGACGACGTGCTCGGCTATCTCGGCGGACTCGTGCAACCCCTGCTCGAGCGCATGGCCTCGTTCCCCGCGCCCACCTTCGCGGTCGCCCACGGCGCGTGCCTCGGCGTCGGCCTCGGCCTGCTCATCGCGAGCGACATCGTCTACGTCGCCGACACCGCGAAGATCGGCTCGCCGTTCGCGAACCTCGGCGCGACGCTCGACTCGGGCGGTCATGCACTCTTCTTCGAGCGCCTCGGCGCGCACAAGACCATGGACCTCATCGTCACCGGCCGGCTCATGTCGGGCACCGAGGCGGTGACGTCGGGCCTGTTCTCGCAGGTGTTCCCCGCCGACGAGGTGACGGATGCCACGCGCCGGGCCGCTGCGGCCGCGGCATCCGGTGCCACCCAGGCCTTCATCGCCTCGAAGTCGCTCGTCGCCGCGCTCCGCGACGAACGGCTCGGGCTGTGGCAGGCGATGGATGAGGAGAACCGCGCCCAGGCCGCGCTCTGCGACACCGCCGACTACCGCGAGGGCTTCGCCGCCTTCCAGGCGAAGCGCAAGCCGGTCTTCGTCGGGCGCGGCTGA
- a CDS encoding Na+/H+ antiporter subunit E translates to MTHPSAEFSRWRSVWRQLPLLAALVLLWVFLWDQVTVLTVVSGMVLAIAVTRALYLPPVLLSGRFNPWRALLLGLRMMFDVTVASLQVAVLAIDPRWQPMNSIIAVQLLTRSDLVTTLTAEAITVVPGTVVVDIDRERGLLYLHALGTRTEADLHRVRRDVLGTEERIVLAMGTREQAASVREARRERRARARSGAPIEHQDGGRP, encoded by the coding sequence ATGACGCACCCCTCGGCGGAGTTCTCGCGCTGGCGTTCGGTCTGGCGCCAGTTGCCGCTGCTCGCCGCGCTCGTGCTCCTGTGGGTGTTCCTCTGGGACCAGGTCACCGTGCTCACGGTCGTCAGCGGCATGGTCCTCGCCATCGCCGTGACCCGCGCACTGTACCTGCCGCCGGTGCTCCTCAGCGGCCGGTTCAACCCGTGGCGGGCACTGCTGCTGGGCCTCCGCATGATGTTCGACGTGACCGTCGCCTCGCTGCAGGTCGCCGTGCTCGCGATCGACCCGAGGTGGCAGCCGATGAACTCGATCATCGCCGTGCAGCTGCTCACCCGCTCCGACCTCGTGACGACCCTCACGGCGGAGGCCATCACGGTGGTGCCGGGCACCGTCGTCGTCGACATCGACCGCGAGCGCGGCCTCCTCTACCTGCACGCGCTCGGCACCCGCACGGAAGCCGACCTCCACCGGGTGCGGCGTGACGTGCTCGGCACCGAAGAGCGCATCGTGCTCGCCATGGGCACGCGCGAGCAGGCGGCATCCGTGCGCGAGGCCCGCCGTGAGCGCCGGGCCCGCGCGAGGTCGGGCGCCCCGATCGAGCACCAGGACGGAGGACGACCATGA
- a CDS encoding Na+/H+ antiporter subunit A codes for MIACLAAFAAVALLTPLAARLLGRRVFAVIALLPAAVFVLLLTWLPGVLAGNPVVEVVPWIPTLDISLSFRLDALALLLALIVTGIGALVLLYCVHYFADDEPALGRFAALLLAFTGVMFGLVTADDVFVLFTFWEATSVLSYLLIGHYTGRKESRGAALQALTVTTFGGLSMLVGLVILAVAGGTTSLSELVEHPVTGAAGEWAIALVLLGAISKSALVPFHFWLPAAMAAPTPVSAYLHAAAMVKAGVYLVARLAPGYAELEVWHPVVVVLGVLTMLAGGWRALRQYDVKLLLAYGTVSQLGFLVLVTGFGTRDAALAGVTLLLAHALFKAALFLVVGIVDHAAGTRDWRKLSGLGRRMPVIATIAFVAAASMAGVPPLLGFVAKEAVFTAFLGAVAAGDAWAWVALIGAFLGSVLTVAYSVRFLWGAFFTKPALAPTALHAESRAMGIAPGLLAAASLVAAFTLPWIEPLLAAYAHELPGSDEYHLALWHGFGPALAISAVVFALGALLVWRRRRVARLQASVAPVIDSARGYLGIVSVVDRVAAAITTAIQHRGLPGYLAIIVVVFIGGVGATSIVNTAWPSGIRLWDFPAQPFLALVMGVAGVAAATVRQRMTAVLLVSVTGYGLVLLFGMSGAPDLALTQALVETIVIVVFVLVLRRLPKQIAQRNPPVHKTARLIIGAIAGLVMAVVGLVALGARIRPTIAEGLPALALEAHGKNIVNVMLVDIRAWDTLGEISVLVAVATGVASLIFVSGRTGGAPRLDDAHVGVDRRDRLRPVPEPAWSIRAPRTSLADTDGESDAAGEAAETRQTWLLAGRTISPRNRSILIEVLVRLLFHPAIVVSVFLLFVGHNAPGGGFAGGLLAGLALVARYLAGGRYELGEAAPVDAGRLLGSGLLLAAGTATGSLLFGGPVFESAWFEAGVPILGTISIGTSTLFDIGVYLVVVGLVLDVLRSLGGEVDRQQEQSGDDEGDPGDESGRDLEQGEGPELAHGAEYERVTGR; via the coding sequence ATGATCGCCTGCCTCGCCGCGTTCGCGGCCGTCGCGCTCCTGACGCCGCTCGCCGCGAGGCTCCTCGGTCGGCGCGTCTTCGCGGTCATCGCCCTGCTGCCCGCCGCCGTATTCGTGCTCCTGCTCACCTGGCTGCCCGGCGTGCTGGCCGGCAATCCGGTCGTCGAGGTCGTGCCGTGGATCCCGACGCTCGACATCTCGCTGAGCTTCCGCCTCGACGCCCTCGCGTTGCTGCTCGCCCTCATCGTCACGGGCATCGGCGCACTCGTCCTGCTCTACTGCGTGCACTACTTCGCCGACGACGAGCCGGCGCTCGGCCGGTTCGCGGCGCTCCTCCTCGCATTCACGGGCGTGATGTTCGGGCTCGTCACCGCCGACGACGTGTTCGTCCTCTTCACGTTCTGGGAGGCGACGAGCGTGCTGTCGTACCTCCTGATCGGCCACTACACGGGCCGCAAAGAGAGCCGTGGCGCCGCTCTTCAGGCGCTCACGGTGACCACGTTCGGCGGCCTCTCGATGCTCGTCGGACTCGTCATCCTGGCCGTCGCCGGCGGCACCACCTCACTGTCGGAGCTCGTCGAGCACCCCGTGACGGGCGCCGCGGGCGAATGGGCGATCGCGCTCGTGCTCCTCGGCGCGATCTCGAAGAGCGCGCTCGTGCCGTTCCACTTCTGGCTCCCGGCGGCGATGGCCGCGCCCACGCCGGTGAGCGCGTACCTGCACGCGGCGGCGATGGTGAAGGCCGGCGTGTACCTCGTGGCCCGGCTCGCGCCCGGCTACGCCGAGCTCGAGGTGTGGCATCCGGTCGTCGTCGTGCTCGGCGTGCTGACCATGCTCGCGGGTGGCTGGCGAGCGCTGCGCCAGTACGACGTGAAGCTCCTGCTCGCGTACGGCACCGTGAGCCAGCTCGGCTTCCTCGTGCTCGTCACGGGCTTCGGCACGCGCGATGCGGCCCTCGCGGGCGTCACGCTGCTGCTCGCCCATGCGCTCTTCAAGGCGGCCCTCTTCCTCGTCGTCGGCATCGTCGACCATGCGGCGGGCACTCGCGACTGGCGCAAGCTCTCGGGCCTCGGGCGACGGATGCCGGTGATCGCGACGATCGCGTTCGTCGCCGCCGCTTCCATGGCCGGTGTGCCGCCGCTGCTCGGCTTCGTGGCGAAGGAGGCCGTGTTCACCGCGTTCCTCGGGGCGGTCGCCGCGGGCGACGCGTGGGCCTGGGTGGCGCTCATCGGCGCGTTCCTCGGCTCGGTGCTCACGGTGGCGTACTCGGTGCGCTTCCTCTGGGGCGCCTTCTTCACGAAGCCCGCCCTCGCGCCCACGGCCCTGCACGCCGAGAGTCGCGCCATGGGCATCGCGCCGGGGCTCCTCGCCGCGGCGAGTCTCGTGGCCGCATTCACGCTGCCGTGGATCGAACCGCTCCTCGCCGCCTACGCCCACGAACTGCCCGGCAGCGACGAGTACCACCTGGCGCTCTGGCACGGCTTCGGGCCGGCGCTCGCGATCTCGGCGGTCGTCTTCGCGCTCGGTGCGCTCCTCGTGTGGCGGCGGCGCCGGGTCGCCCGCCTGCAGGCCTCGGTGGCGCCGGTGATCGACTCGGCGCGCGGCTACCTCGGCATCGTCTCGGTCGTCGACCGGGTGGCGGCGGCGATCACGACCGCGATCCAGCACCGCGGGCTGCCCGGCTACCTCGCGATCATCGTGGTGGTGTTCATCGGCGGCGTCGGCGCCACCTCGATCGTGAACACGGCGTGGCCGAGCGGCATCCGCCTCTGGGACTTCCCGGCGCAGCCGTTCCTAGCGCTCGTGATGGGCGTCGCCGGTGTCGCCGCGGCCACCGTGCGCCAGCGCATGACCGCGGTGCTGCTCGTCAGCGTCACCGGCTACGGACTCGTACTCCTCTTCGGCATGTCGGGCGCACCCGACCTCGCACTCACGCAGGCACTCGTCGAGACGATCGTGATCGTCGTGTTCGTGCTCGTGCTGCGTCGGCTGCCGAAGCAGATCGCGCAGCGCAATCCGCCCGTGCACAAGACGGCGCGGCTCATCATCGGCGCGATCGCCGGGCTCGTCATGGCGGTCGTCGGCCTCGTCGCGCTCGGCGCGCGCATCCGGCCGACCATTGCCGAGGGCCTCCCCGCGCTCGCCCTCGAGGCGCACGGCAAGAACATCGTGAACGTCATGCTCGTCGACATCCGCGCGTGGGACACGCTCGGCGAGATCTCGGTGCTCGTCGCGGTCGCGACGGGTGTCGCGAGCCTCATCTTCGTGTCGGGCCGCACCGGCGGTGCCCCGCGTCTCGACGACGCCCACGTGGGCGTCGACCGCCGCGACCGCCTTCGTCCGGTGCCCGAGCCGGCCTGGAGCATCCGCGCCCCTCGCACGAGCCTCGCCGACACCGATGGCGAGTCGGATGCCGCCGGCGAGGCCGCCGAGACGCGGCAGACGTGGCTGCTCGCGGGCCGCACGATCTCACCGCGCAACCGCTCGATCCTCATCGAGGTGCTCGTGCGGTTGCTGTTCCACCCGGCCATCGTCGTGTCGGTCTTCCTGCTCTTCGTCGGCCACAATGCCCCAGGCGGCGGCTTCGCCGGCGGACTGCTCGCGGGCCTCGCCCTCGTCGCGCGGTACCTCGCCGGGGGCCGGTACGAGCTCGGCGAGGCCGCCCCCGTCGACGCCGGGCGCCTGCTCGGCTCGGGGCTGCTGCTCGCCGCGGGCACCGCCACCGGCTCGCTCCTCTTCGGTGGACCGGTCTTCGAGTCGGCCTGGTTCGAGGCCGGGGTGCCGATCCTCGGCACGATCTCGATCGGCACCTCCACGCTCTTCGACATCGGCGTCTACCTCGTGGTCGTCGGCCTCGTGCTCGACGTGCTGCGCTCGCTCGGCGGCGAGGTCGACCGCCAGCAGGAGCAGTCGGGCGACGACGAGGGCGATCCCGGCGACGAGAGCGGCCGCGACCTCGAGCAGGGCGAGGGCCCCGAGCTCGCCCACGGCGCCGAGTACGAGCGGGTGACCGGCCGATGA
- the paaC gene encoding 1,2-phenylacetyl-CoA epoxidase subunit PaaC, producing the protein MSGEHDAGDAHGHVSVDELNLAEEFTGAQAGGEGQTASADAAEYALRLGDDALVLAQQLGMWIARAPELEEDVALGNIALDLIGHARSLLHYAGTATGRSEDDLAYWRDEPEWRNAWLFEQPNGDFAHTIARQLAVSVYLSELYGALTESTDPTLAAIAAKSVKEVDYHRDHATQWVLRLAGGTEESRRRMILAINDTWPYVDELFHDDELVGRLSADGVAVLPSTLREPFDEIIAAVLAEAELELPTGRAAFVASGGGRHGRHTEHLGPLLAEMQVLARAHPGASW; encoded by the coding sequence GTGAGTGGCGAGCACGACGCGGGCGACGCCCACGGTCACGTCTCCGTCGACGAGCTGAACCTCGCCGAGGAGTTCACCGGCGCGCAGGCCGGCGGCGAAGGGCAGACGGCGTCGGCGGATGCCGCGGAGTACGCGCTGCGGCTCGGCGACGACGCCCTCGTGCTCGCCCAGCAGCTCGGCATGTGGATCGCCCGCGCTCCTGAGCTCGAAGAGGACGTCGCCCTCGGCAACATCGCCCTCGACCTCATCGGCCATGCCCGCTCGCTGCTGCACTACGCGGGCACCGCGACCGGGCGCAGCGAAGACGACCTCGCCTACTGGCGCGACGAGCCCGAGTGGCGCAACGCCTGGCTGTTCGAGCAGCCGAACGGCGACTTCGCGCACACGATCGCGCGGCAGCTCGCGGTGTCGGTCTACCTCTCCGAGCTCTACGGCGCGCTCACCGAGTCGACCGACCCGACGCTCGCAGCGATCGCCGCGAAGTCGGTGAAGGAGGTCGACTACCACCGCGACCACGCGACCCAGTGGGTGCTCCGCCTGGCGGGCGGCACCGAGGAGTCGCGCCGGCGCATGATCCTCGCGATCAACGACACGTGGCCGTACGTCGACGAGCTGTTCCACGACGACGAGCTCGTCGGACGCCTCTCAGCCGACGGCGTCGCCGTGCTGCCGTCGACCCTGCGCGAGCCCTTCGACGAGATCATCGCGGCGGTGCTCGCCGAGGCCGAGCTCGAGCTGCCCACCGGCCGTGCCGCATTCGTCGCCTCGGGCGGGGGCCGCCACGGCCGCCACACCGAGCACCTCGGTCCGCTCCTCGCGGAGATGCAGGTGCTCGCCCGCGCGCACCCGGGGGCGTCATGGTGA
- a CDS encoding Na+/H+ antiporter subunit D — translation MTAVLVPLVVLLPLLGAATALILGRHRRAQMAVSVSVLAVVAAIAAVLLVAVDTSGPAVVYVGGWDAPWGITLVVDRLSAIMLVISSIVLLVVLVYAVGQGIADQHRETPVSIFHPSYLILSAGVFNAFIAGDLFNLYVGFEILLSASYVLLTLGGTGERIRAGVTYIVVSLVSSLFFLSAIALIYGATGTVNIAQLSVRLAELPDSVQLMLHLLLLIAFGIKAAIFPLSFWLPDSYPTAPAPVTAVFAGLLTKVGVYAIIRTETVIFSESDLSVLLMVIGGLTMIIGILGALTQADIKRLLSFTLVSHIGYMIFGISLASQLGLAATIYYVVHHITVQTTLFLTTGLIERFGGATSINGLAGLLKASPLLAVLFFIPALNLGGIPPFSGFLGKTGLFLAGAEGASTDAPGAAPWLIWVVIAAGAATSLVTLYALTRFWNMAFWRGRSELEGYESVLLGSVLEAPEGATVTATRSTPVLMVVATTALVVVTVGLTVFAGPLFELSSRAAADLTDAATYVSIVFPGGIR, via the coding sequence GTGACCGCCGTGCTCGTGCCCCTCGTGGTGCTGCTGCCGCTGCTCGGTGCGGCGACCGCGCTGATCCTCGGGCGCCATCGGCGAGCGCAGATGGCGGTCAGCGTCAGCGTGCTCGCGGTGGTGGCGGCGATCGCGGCCGTGCTGCTCGTCGCGGTCGACACGAGCGGCCCGGCCGTCGTGTACGTCGGCGGGTGGGATGCCCCGTGGGGCATCACCCTCGTCGTCGACCGGCTCTCGGCGATCATGCTCGTGATCTCGTCGATCGTGCTGCTCGTCGTGCTCGTGTACGCCGTGGGGCAGGGCATCGCCGACCAGCACCGCGAGACCCCGGTGTCGATCTTCCATCCGAGCTACCTCATCCTGTCGGCCGGTGTGTTCAACGCGTTCATCGCGGGCGACCTGTTCAACCTCTACGTCGGCTTCGAGATCCTGCTATCGGCGAGCTACGTGCTGCTCACCCTGGGCGGCACGGGCGAGCGCATCCGCGCGGGCGTGACGTACATCGTCGTGAGCCTCGTGTCGTCGCTGTTCTTCCTGAGCGCGATCGCCCTGATCTACGGGGCGACCGGCACGGTGAACATCGCCCAGCTCTCGGTGCGCCTCGCCGAGCTGCCCGACAGCGTGCAGCTCATGCTGCACCTGCTGCTGCTCATCGCGTTCGGCATCAAGGCGGCGATCTTCCCGCTGTCGTTCTGGCTGCCCGACTCGTATCCGACGGCGCCGGCACCGGTCACGGCAGTGTTCGCCGGCTTGCTCACGAAGGTCGGCGTGTACGCCATCATCCGCACCGAGACGGTGATCTTCAGCGAGAGCGACCTGTCGGTGCTCCTCATGGTGATCGGCGGGCTCACGATGATCATCGGCATCCTCGGCGCGCTCACCCAGGCCGACATCAAGCGCCTGCTCTCGTTCACGCTCGTGAGCCACATCGGCTACATGATCTTCGGCATCTCGCTCGCGAGCCAGCTCGGCCTCGCGGCGACGATCTACTACGTCGTCCACCACATCACCGTGCAGACGACCCTGTTCCTCACGACGGGCCTCATCGAGCGTTTCGGCGGCGCCACGTCGATCAACGGGTTGGCCGGCCTCCTGAAGGCGTCGCCCCTGCTCGCCGTGCTGTTCTTCATCCCCGCGCTGAACCTGGGCGGCATTCCGCCGTTCTCCGGCTTCCTCGGCAAGACCGGGCTCTTCCTCGCCGGAGCCGAGGGCGCGTCGACGGATGCCCCGGGTGCAGCGCCGTGGCTCATCTGGGTGGTGATCGCGGCGGGCGCCGCGACCTCCCTCGTGACGCTCTACGCCCTCACCCGGTTCTGGAACATGGCGTTCTGGCGCGGACGCTCCGAGCTCGAGGGCTACGAGTCGGTGCTGCTCGGATCGGTGCTCGAGGCGCCCGAGGGCGCCACCGTAACAGCCACCCGCAGCACGCCGGTGCTCATGGTCGTCGCGACGACGGCCCTCGTGGTGGTCACCGTCGGCCTCACCGTGTTCGCCGGCCCGCTGTTCGAGCTGTCCAGCCGGGCCGCCGCCGATCTCACGGATGCCGCAACCTACGTGTCGATCGTCTTCCCGGGGGGCATCCGATGA